The following nucleotide sequence is from Cellulosilyticum sp. I15G10I2.
TCCAACAGTTTTACTTGAAGATAAAGCTTCTGACTTTGAATTTACTGTAATATAAAGCAACTTGCTCATTACTTCCACCTCTTAGGTTTAATTTTCTTATATAGTATATCCTAAGAGGTAAAATTTATTTAATAGGGCATCACACTTTATAGATTTAATCTTATTCGTTTGATCTATCTCTTTTAAATAACTTAGAAAAATAATTTAAGATTTTTAAGTTTGTTAAAAGAAATATTTTTTTCTTCGGCTCATCCCGGTAGATTACTTTTACTGGCCCAAGATTTTTTACCATGATTGTCACTTCTTCATCATTTTTTACGACTTCTTTTGTCGCCGCAGATGTTTCAAGCTTAGCTTCCTGTTTAGGCAGCTTTGGGTCAAGCTCTTTAGGCGTCTCACTTTTTTGTTGACGAGCTTTTTCTACACATGCTTTAACGTATGCAGCTGTTGGGAGCGTTTCTTCATCTAGCAAGACACCAACATGTTCCTCGATTTCATATAAAGACATAATATCATCACTTGTTGCTAAAGTAATAGCTTTGCCGCTGTTACCGGCTCTGGCTGTACGTCCAATACGATGCACATAACTGTCTTTATCATTGGGCACATCATAGTTAATGACCAAGGACAAGTCTTCAATATGTATACCGCGTGCAGCAACATCTGTGGCGACTACAATACGAAGTAAACCTTTTTTAAATTTTTGGATCGTCCGCATGCGATGATTCTGGGAATTTGCCCCGTGAAGCGCTTCAGCTATATAACCCTTTTTAGATAAATAAGCTTGGACGCGGTCTACTTCGTCCCTCGTATTGCAAAAAATCATACAGCGTTCAGGTTGTTCTACTTGTAGAAGACGGTTTAATTGCATGCGTTTTTCACTGGACTGGACGCGGTAGTATATCTGTTTAACCGTATCTACTGTCTTTGTTTCAGATTGTAATTCTATTGTAAATGGCTGATACATATAAGACTGACATATTCTTTTGATTTCAGTAGGCATTGTAGCTGAAAACAATAGCGTCACACGTTTTTTAGGCAGTTCTTTAATAATTTGAATCATTTGATCGATAAAGCCCATATCTAACATGCGATCAGCTTCATCTAGCACAACAAACTGGATATTTTTTGTCTCTAAAGTCCTTCTTTTGATATGATCAAAAACTCTTCCAGGCGTTCCAGTAACAACATCAGCCCCCATTTTCAATGCTTGATTTTCTAACTTCATATCGTGCTGTCCATAAACAGCGGTTGTACGAATCGATAGATATTTAGACATTTTTTTAAGATCTTGATCTACTTGGACGGCTAGTTCCCGTGTGGGTGTAAGGATTAATCCACGCGGGCCATGGCCCTTTGAATCAATGGCTTGTAGTAAGGGGATGCCAAAAGCACCTGTTTTACCACTACCGGTTTTTGACATCACAATAAGATCCCTGTGTTTAAGAATATGTGGAATCACTTCCTGTTGAACGTCTGTTGGCGTCATAAACCCCATCTCTTTTATAGCTTCTATAATAGAGGTTGAAACCCCTAGACTACTAAAATTATTTGACATAATTACCTGCTTTCTTCACACTGTATTGTTTATAAGGTCGAATAACTGCTCTTATACGCTTTTGCATTACTGCAACACATTTTAATTCTATACTTTAGTTGAGACAATTTCAAATATAATTTTTCATTTTAAGTAATAGTTTATTCTATATTAGAAACTCCAAACTTTGTTTATTACAAATCACATTGGGAATAATAACATATAGGTTTGTCTACATCACTCATAAAAAGGAGAGAAATATGGATTCTAACAAACAATATAGGATGGAAAATGATGCGTTAGGCAGCATAATGGTTCCATCATCAGTCTATTATGGACCGCAGACTCAAAGAGCCGTAGAAAATTTTAAGATAAGCGGCATACACCTGCCACGATCGTTTATAAAAGCACAAGGTATTATTAAAGCTTCAGCAGCAGTTGTAAACGTAGAATTAGGCGCACTATCTCCCGAGATAGGAAATGCCATTATAAAAGCATCCGAAGAAGTTATTGAAGGAAAATGGGATGAACATTTCGTTGTTGATGTGTACCAAGCAGGAGCCGGAACATCACAAAATATGAATGCAAATGAAGTCATTGCAAATCGCGCCTCAGAAATCATTAGTGGTTCACAGCGCATCCATCCAAACGATCATGTAAATGTCTCTCAGTCAACCAATGATACATTCCCTTCTGCACTAAATATTTCAGCTTCTGAAACTATTATCCAAGGGTTACTTCCTGCTCTATCACAATTACAGAAAGAGTTTCTAAAAAAAGCAGATCAGTTTATGCCTGTTTTAAAATCAGGGCGTACGCATTTGCATGATGGTGTTCCTATTCGTCTGGGGCAAGAATTTTCAGGTTTTGCTGAAACCATCCAAGCGGCTTATCGGCAGATTGAAGAGCGGCTGAATGGCTTATACGAAATTGGTTTAGGGGGAAATGCAGTCGGCACAAAAGTGAGCTTACACCCTGCTTATACGCCAAAGGTTATTCAAGAAGTTTGTAAGCGCACAAGCCTACCTTTTCGTGAACCAGTAAACATTTTTTCATTTATGCAAAACATGAATGAGCCCATTCGCTGTATGCTAAGTTTAAAAGAACTTGCAATTCATCTGATTAAAATTACCAGTGACTTACGTTTACTTAGTTCTGGCCCCAGAACTGGATTAGATGAAATAACTCTTCCTTCTGTTCAACCGGGTTCGACGATTATGCCTGGAAAAGTAAACCCAGCTATTTTAGAAATGATGCATATGGTGTGCTGTCAAGTTATTGGTTATGAGACAGCTATTGCGACAGCAGGGATGGCGGGACAACTAGAGATTAATGTGATGATGCCAGTGATTGCACATACATTTCTTCATGCGATAGACTTATTGACAAATGCTATTCAAACACTTACAACAAAATGTATAACAGGGATTCAAGCAAATAATGAAGTATGTAAAAAATGGATGGAAGAAAGTCTTTCTTTAGTTACTGGTTTAAGTTCAAAAATGGGGTACGATATGGCCTCACAGATTGGGATGCAGGCAGATGATGAAAATAAAACTTTAAAACAGATTCTTCAAGAAAAAGGGATGCTTACAGAAGAAATTATTAAGGCAATTGATCCAAATGGAATGGTATAGCTAGTATTATTTACTTTTGCAGCTTTCCTCATAATGAATTATATTTATGGGCATACTATTTGTGGTATTTTTAAAATAAAAGTATACAACTTAAATTAGGAGGTATGGTATGCATCATAAACAAGATGATAGAAGTGATAATGTAGAAAACATTCAATATAATATTGGAAAAACCATTCAAAACATTGAGCTCGCAGAAGAAATGATTTCACAAACAAGTGACTCCAAAATGAAAAATACCTTAGAAGAAAAAAACGAACGAAGAAGAGAATCGCTTACGAGTATGAGAAAAGAGATTAAAGACGAAGCAAATTATAGGAAAAATAAATAACAGTTTTGTACGCTACCAAGAAGATCCACTCACCATTTAAGAGTGGATCTTCTAAATAATAGCTTAATTTTAAGAGTTTTTTGATTTTAATTCATCCATTATGCGAAAGATCTTTAACATAAGTGGAATGTAGGTAGCCACAAATACTGACACAACTATAAAAGCTACTGGTCTATGTGCTTTTTTTGGAAGTGCCATACCCCACATTACCCCTACAGCACATAGACAAAATTTAATAAGAGCAAGATCTTTCCAATCAGATTGTTTCATAAATTCCGTACCATAACTTAACAACTTCTTCATTTCTGCTACCTCCTCATATAAACTAAAAATACTTCTACTTATATAGTAACATTTCATTTACATAATTAATAGGCAAGATAAAAAAGTATTAAATTTATTTGGGATTTTTACTTCAATTTTTTAGAAGTAAAAACACGGCAGTTGCATCCTATTATTCTTTAGATTATGCTGAGCTGATTTTTAGCCTCGGGTAGGCACCTCGAAAAAGCGGAATAAAAATCCTCTTCATCTTTTAACGTCATCCGATAAAAGATATCTAGTAGGGATTTATTGATTGTTTTAAGCTCGTGATCATCTCGTACAAACTTTAGGCGAAACCTAAGCGCCTTTAAGAGGCGATACCAGGCCAAAATAAATGCTTTGTTTTCATGATTATTTTTAATACCAATCCATTCTTTCACTTTCACTTCTTTCAGATTGGATTTCAAGCAACTACCCACTTGTAAGAAATACTTGCAGTCATCCTCTTCATATACTCTTCCAAGAGGAAACAAACGGCAAATATCTGGGCGATGCCCATGTATTATACATCGATTTTCTATACCTAAAAAGCTACAGCGTTTAGAGTCTCCGTACATTTTTAAATGCGGCAATACGATTTTATTATTTTCACGTAGCTCAAGCTTATTTATAAGGAGTTCATCAAATGATACGTTTAAACAGCTTACCATTTCATAGACATCAAATGGCGTCAGTACAACTAGCTCCCCAACGTCATGACAACAGGCGCTGCAGCTGTCACAACCACCAGTATCTGCTTTTACCGTATCTTCAATGTCATAAATTCTCCCGTCTGAAATATCTTCTAGTGTCTTTAGTGACCTCATATTCTCTCCCTTCTAACTATGCTACTATAATTACTTATCATGATATGAGTTTAATCATAGATGCAAGTATTGTCAATCAGGCAGCGAGCACTTTCGCTTCTAACTTTATTTCATTTTCACTTAGCCTTCTTAAAATATATCAATGACAGCACCTTTAGGTAATACGTCTCTAACAATCTTTTCCTATGGTGTGCCCAGTACTTCATCCAGAAAGATAATTTTCCCTTTATCATTCTTTGTTCGAATAAGCCTACCACAACCTTGTTTCAGCTGAAGTCCCATTTCAGGATAATCCACTGTCACGGCAGGATCTAGTCCTTGTTCTTCTACTGCTTTTCGTTGTGCTTCTATTAATGGGTCTAATTTTGGAAACGGCAATTGCCAAATAACAACTAATGTTAAAGCATCACCTGGCACATCAATGCCTTCCCAAAAATCTGAACTCACTAATACAGAAGTCTCTTCTTTCTTAAACTTTCTAAGAAGATAGCCTCTATCGCCCTTGTCTTCATATAAGATTTCAAAAGGCAGTGCCTCTCTTTTCAAATACTGGCGAATTTTACGGACTTCACTTAATGAACGTGTCAATATCAGTGCACGTCCCCCATTGCTTCGGAGTAAAGTAATGAGTTGTTCAATACGCTTTGTCATCTTATCATGAGTTGTGCTGCTCTTTTCAAGCGTTGGTACAAAAGCTATACGCACTTGCTCTTCCATGTTAAAAGGACTCCCAATAGTGGATTTAGACGGTGATTCTAACCCCATCATACGAATAAAGTAATCAAAGTTCCCTCCATTACTTAATGTTGCAGAACTAAAGATGACTGGTAAATTCTTTGAATATAATGCCTGATTAAGCCTCTTCGTTAAATCTCTTGGCACCACACAAAAACTATCATCGTTTTGGTTTATCCAAGCAATCACATCTTGTCCTTTATCTTTGCATAATTGAGATAGGCCCTTCATCACCTTTTCAATTTGCCCTTCATAGCCTTGTATTAAACTTGTAGGTATAGATTCTAAGTAGAGTTCTTGTTCGATTTGAATCTCCATAAGGAGCTGATCAAGTCCTGCACGTAAGCTCTCTGCTGCTCTTAATAATGGCTCATTCATTTGAATTGTGAGTCGACCTTTATCTTCTCCGGTAGCAACAGACCTTTGGGCTACTTCAAAGAAATAATTTACTGCGCCCTCAAGTACTTCTGTTGTTGTATGCAATGCATTTCTAGCACCTTGTATATCTTCTAAGGAAGCAATTAAGGTATCCATTTCTTCTTTTATAAATTGCTGGCCTGCTTGCATAGCTGCTGGGAGCATGATTTTATGGCCTTCATCAAAAATAACAGCTGAATAATTAGGTAAAATCGGCATATGCCCACTTGCTATTTTTTCTTCTCTTGTCCATAAATCATGGAAAAAAGTCTCGTGATCTACAATAATTAAGTCTTGTGTAGCTCTGTAATGTGCTCTTGCACGCACCAGACTACAATAGCCACGATTTTGGCAAACCTCACAAGACATCGTTTCATTCCAGGAGATTTTTTTCCATATCCTATCTGTAACAGTTGGTATTTCTGAACGTTCTCCTCTACTTGTTTGTCCCATCCATTGTTGCACTTCTTCTGACACTTCACCAAATTCTTCTATACTTGCACTTGCACGAACATCACAAACATACTGTCTTGAATCTTTTGCCATTCTAGCATCTACTTCTAGACGAAGTAACTTAGACAGTTTATTGACATCGCCGCTCTCTGCTGCAAGCTGTTCTTGTAAAGCCGGTGATGCACAAGAAATAATAACGGGCTTACCTGTATATCTTGCATAAGGAATAGCTGATAATAAATAAGCAAAGGTCTTTCCAGTGCCAAGCCCTGCCTCAGCTAAATGAACCTTTTGATCCCGAAAAGCATCAGCTATTTGAAACGCTGTAAAGATTTGTTCATCCCTTACTTCATAACCCTGTTCGGGTAGTATATCGTATAAAACATCACCAATCCATTCTATTAATTTCTCATGAAACTCATATTTATTTGAATACTCAAAGGGTATTTTAAATTTTGCACTCATCTATTGTTCTCCTATTTGGTGACGTAA
It contains:
- a CDS encoding ATP-dependent DNA helicase; protein product: MSAKFKIPFEYSNKYEFHEKLIEWIGDVLYDILPEQGYEVRDEQIFTAFQIADAFRDQKVHLAEAGLGTGKTFAYLLSAIPYARYTGKPVIISCASPALQEQLAAESGDVNKLSKLLRLEVDARMAKDSRQYVCDVRASASIEEFGEVSEEVQQWMGQTSRGERSEIPTVTDRIWKKISWNETMSCEVCQNRGYCSLVRARAHYRATQDLIIVDHETFFHDLWTREEKIASGHMPILPNYSAVIFDEGHKIMLPAAMQAGQQFIKEEMDTLIASLEDIQGARNALHTTTEVLEGAVNYFFEVAQRSVATGEDKGRLTIQMNEPLLRAAESLRAGLDQLLMEIQIEQELYLESIPTSLIQGYEGQIEKVMKGLSQLCKDKGQDVIAWINQNDDSFCVVPRDLTKRLNQALYSKNLPVIFSSATLSNGGNFDYFIRMMGLESPSKSTIGSPFNMEEQVRIAFVPTLEKSSTTHDKMTKRIEQLITLLRSNGGRALILTRSLSEVRKIRQYLKREALPFEILYEDKGDRGYLLRKFKKEETSVLVSSDFWEGIDVPGDALTLVVIWQLPFPKLDPLIEAQRKAVEEQGLDPAVTVDYPEMGLQLKQGCGRLIRTKNDKGKIIFLDEVLGTP
- a CDS encoding YkgJ family cysteine cluster protein; this encodes MRSLKTLEDISDGRIYDIEDTVKADTGGCDSCSACCHDVGELVVLTPFDVYEMVSCLNVSFDELLINKLELRENNKIVLPHLKMYGDSKRCSFLGIENRCIIHGHRPDICRLFPLGRVYEEDDCKYFLQVGSCLKSNLKEVKVKEWIGIKNNHENKAFILAWYRLLKALRFRLKFVRDDHELKTINKSLLDIFYRMTLKDEEDFYSAFSRCLPEAKNQLSII
- a CDS encoding class II fumarate hydratase produces the protein MDSNKQYRMENDALGSIMVPSSVYYGPQTQRAVENFKISGIHLPRSFIKAQGIIKASAAVVNVELGALSPEIGNAIIKASEEVIEGKWDEHFVVDVYQAGAGTSQNMNANEVIANRASEIISGSQRIHPNDHVNVSQSTNDTFPSALNISASETIIQGLLPALSQLQKEFLKKADQFMPVLKSGRTHLHDGVPIRLGQEFSGFAETIQAAYRQIEERLNGLYEIGLGGNAVGTKVSLHPAYTPKVIQEVCKRTSLPFREPVNIFSFMQNMNEPIRCMLSLKELAIHLIKITSDLRLLSSGPRTGLDEITLPSVQPGSTIMPGKVNPAILEMMHMVCCQVIGYETAIATAGMAGQLEINVMMPVIAHTFLHAIDLLTNAIQTLTTKCITGIQANNEVCKKWMEESLSLVTGLSSKMGYDMASQIGMQADDENKTLKQILQEKGMLTEEIIKAIDPNGMV
- the tlp gene encoding small acid-soluble spore protein Tlp, translating into MHHKQDDRSDNVENIQYNIGKTIQNIELAEEMISQTSDSKMKNTLEEKNERRRESLTSMRKEIKDEANYRKNK
- a CDS encoding DEAD/DEAH box helicase, producing the protein MSNNFSSLGVSTSIIEAIKEMGFMTPTDVQQEVIPHILKHRDLIVMSKTGSGKTGAFGIPLLQAIDSKGHGPRGLILTPTRELAVQVDQDLKKMSKYLSIRTTAVYGQHDMKLENQALKMGADVVTGTPGRVFDHIKRRTLETKNIQFVVLDEADRMLDMGFIDQMIQIIKELPKKRVTLLFSATMPTEIKRICQSYMYQPFTIELQSETKTVDTVKQIYYRVQSSEKRMQLNRLLQVEQPERCMIFCNTRDEVDRVQAYLSKKGYIAEALHGANSQNHRMRTIQKFKKGLLRIVVATDVAARGIHIEDLSLVINYDVPNDKDSYVHRIGRTARAGNSGKAITLATSDDIMSLYEIEEHVGVLLDEETLPTAAYVKACVEKARQQKSETPKELDPKLPKQEAKLETSAATKEVVKNDEEVTIMVKNLGPVKVIYRDEPKKKIFLLTNLKILNYFSKLFKRDRSNE